A window of the Isosphaera pallida ATCC 43644 genome harbors these coding sequences:
- a CDS encoding serine/threonine-protein kinase, producing the protein MSSPPSPNASGLADRTDPEASWTPPPPDPVELARMAARIGSELGARYQVEEFLGQGAFATVWKVLDLSTGEHLAAKRFATAVTRSSMFFRELSALFRLSHPHIVRAVNLLELSERVRYLFLEYCAGGSLRDHLRRARQRGADPRQPCPLERVRELTLQMTLGLAEAHGVGLIHRDLKPENVLLDPDSDTPFAGTVKLADFGLVKVWRSGGGDPPSDGVLRALSGSPAYMAPEQFLNQYSAASDYYALGVIVFELLHGQPPFLGSPEELARCHLNEPPPRRHDLPDPWPDILDRLLLKHPHERGYDHTWLLERLRHAPGSHRLVPELRVTSPPSVTVVDSISSPTIPQPAIANTTPITTPPRASTNATRSLIRAAPPRMARCLGVAALDLVARRLDDQNVEFLAITSCGLFRIRPDQDGPPRLTPEIGVEGATVDDNGVVWLFRGGDLLAWPPRSTHPRLVARLDGQLRALLAPRPPQTHSFPAASSSLVPPLGVILDDGLFDLEPGPDPAIPPRLHAWSQGPTHTDHASAWMRFDDGRLAVARDDAPDGIDVFTPNQLIPQRIPFASGLCQRLWRDPPRNAASPPRRDSGVALIRSREDANALVRFQAAPDRDSWRLTVTVLETPAFELAAFDGIAPDPAIVTLDLDGVARRWRVDSDPSDAPTIKLDLEGRLPLALAAAAGKFAVLAREDGVDWVYVSNPNP; encoded by the coding sequence GTGTCCTCTCCGCCTTCCCCGAACGCTTCGGGCCTCGCCGATAGGACCGACCCCGAAGCCTCTTGGACGCCACCTCCACCCGATCCGGTCGAACTAGCCCGTATGGCCGCTCGGATCGGGAGCGAACTTGGTGCGCGCTATCAGGTCGAAGAGTTTCTGGGTCAGGGAGCCTTCGCCACAGTTTGGAAGGTTCTAGACCTCAGCACCGGCGAGCATCTGGCCGCCAAACGGTTCGCCACCGCCGTGACCCGCTCCTCGATGTTTTTCCGGGAACTCAGCGCTTTGTTTCGGCTCAGTCATCCCCACATTGTTCGAGCCGTCAACCTGCTGGAGCTTTCTGAGCGCGTCCGCTACCTGTTCCTGGAATACTGCGCGGGAGGCAGCTTACGCGACCACCTGCGCCGAGCGCGACAACGGGGAGCCGATCCCCGTCAACCCTGCCCCCTGGAACGGGTCCGCGAACTGACCCTGCAAATGACCCTGGGACTGGCCGAAGCGCACGGGGTTGGTTTGATTCACCGCGACCTCAAGCCCGAGAACGTGCTGCTCGATCCAGACAGCGACACCCCGTTCGCCGGAACTGTCAAGCTGGCCGATTTCGGCTTGGTCAAGGTCTGGCGCAGCGGCGGGGGGGATCCTCCCTCCGACGGCGTGCTGCGAGCGCTTTCGGGATCGCCGGCCTACATGGCCCCCGAACAATTCCTCAACCAATATTCGGCTGCCAGCGATTACTACGCCCTAGGCGTGATCGTCTTCGAACTGCTGCATGGGCAACCTCCGTTCCTGGGATCGCCCGAGGAACTGGCCCGTTGTCACCTCAACGAACCGCCGCCGCGTCGCCACGATCTGCCGGACCCCTGGCCCGACATCCTCGACCGCTTGCTGCTCAAGCATCCTCACGAACGTGGTTACGACCATACCTGGCTGCTTGAACGGCTTCGCCACGCTCCTGGAAGTCACCGCCTCGTCCCCGAGCTGAGGGTCACGTCACCGCCGAGCGTCACGGTGGTGGACTCGATCTCGTCCCCAACTATCCCTCAACCGGCGATTGCCAACACAACGCCCATCACAACGCCACCGCGGGCATCCACGAACGCGACGAGGTCCCTCATCCGCGCTGCGCCTCCCCGGATGGCCCGCTGTTTGGGAGTCGCGGCGCTTGATCTAGTGGCGCGACGCCTGGACGATCAGAACGTGGAATTTCTGGCGATCACCAGTTGCGGTTTGTTTCGGATTCGTCCCGACCAAGACGGTCCGCCCCGCCTAACTCCCGAGATTGGCGTGGAAGGAGCCACCGTTGACGACAACGGCGTGGTGTGGTTGTTTCGCGGCGGCGACCTGTTGGCTTGGCCCCCCCGTTCGACCCACCCACGCCTGGTGGCACGGCTGGATGGGCAACTCCGCGCCCTCTTGGCCCCACGCCCCCCCCAAACCCACTCGTTCCCCGCGGCATCGTCATCTTTGGTTCCACCGTTGGGGGTCATCCTGGACGACGGCCTTTTCGACTTGGAACCCGGGCCCGACCCCGCGATTCCTCCCCGCCTCCACGCCTGGAGCCAGGGACCAACCCATACCGACCACGCCTCGGCCTGGATGCGTTTCGACGACGGACGACTCGCGGTCGCCCGTGACGACGCCCCCGACGGAATCGACGTGTTCACGCCCAATCAGCTGATTCCACAACGGATTCCGTTTGCTTCCGGCCTGTGTCAACGCCTTTGGCGCGATCCCCCGCGCAATGCGGCGTCCCCGCCCAGACGCGACTCGGGCGTGGCGTTGATCCGCTCCCGGGAGGACGCGAACGCCTTGGTGCGATTCCAAGCCGCGCCGGATCGGGATTCCTGGAGGCTCACTGTGACGGTTCTCGAAACGCCTGCTTTCGAACTGGCCGCGTTCGACGGGATCGCCCCTGATCCAGCAATCGTCACCCTCGACCTCGACGGGGTGGCGCGTCGGTGGCGGGTTGATTCCGACCCGTCCGACGCCCCAACCATCAAGCTTGATCTGGAAGGACGGCTACCTTTGGCGTTGGCCGCCGCCGCCGGAAAATTCGCGGTCCTCGCTCGGGAAGACGGAGTCGATTGGGTCTATGTCTCGAATCCGAACCCCTGA
- a CDS encoding PDZ domain-containing protein — translation MPTSLCSRIAPLSLGLILSLSLGLPSHGHDEPTPNQNQAQEAKQTFTVPFVLLGSNHMVIQTKINGKGPYWLLYDVGAPITLIGSKAGMEAGVIKNTNRPALFMGMRGEAKVDRLEVGEAKVENLPVIVMDHPAVKALSTFFRPLQGIIGYTFFARYRSTIDYQAKTLTLEPIANEPKNLASTIEARMTLGSSRKPLERVLNPVGAWGWTVAELEDDAPVQGVKVASVVPGSAVAEAGVQVGDLVTSLDGRWTIDVADLYEAASRIAAPGTPVAVELLRDGKTLRLTITPRPGL, via the coding sequence ATGCCTACGTCGCTTTGTTCACGAATCGCGCCGTTGTCGCTCGGCCTGATCCTGTCGCTGAGTCTTGGTCTCCCTTCGCATGGCCACGACGAGCCGACTCCCAACCAGAACCAAGCTCAGGAGGCCAAGCAGACGTTCACCGTCCCCTTCGTGCTTCTCGGATCTAACCATATGGTGATCCAGACCAAGATCAACGGCAAAGGCCCTTACTGGCTGCTCTACGACGTCGGCGCGCCGATTACCCTCATTGGTTCAAAGGCGGGCATGGAAGCCGGGGTCATCAAAAACACCAATCGCCCGGCGCTCTTCATGGGGATGCGGGGCGAGGCCAAGGTCGATCGTTTGGAAGTCGGTGAGGCCAAGGTGGAGAACCTGCCGGTGATCGTGATGGACCACCCGGCCGTCAAGGCGCTGAGCACCTTCTTTCGGCCCCTCCAGGGGATCATTGGCTACACCTTCTTCGCCCGTTACCGTTCCACAATTGATTATCAAGCCAAAACCTTGACCCTGGAGCCGATTGCAAATGAGCCGAAGAACCTTGCAAGCACGATCGAAGCGCGGATGACGTTGGGCAGCTCCCGCAAGCCGTTGGAACGGGTTCTCAACCCGGTGGGCGCGTGGGGTTGGACCGTCGCTGAGCTGGAAGACGACGCACCAGTCCAGGGAGTCAAGGTAGCCTCGGTGGTGCCGGGCTCGGCGGTGGCTGAAGCGGGCGTTCAAGTGGGCGACCTGGTCACTTCTCTGGACGGCCGCTGGACGATCGACGTGGCCGACCTCTACGAAGCCGCCTCTCGCATCGCCGCGCCAGGAACTCCCGTCGCCGTCGAACTGCTCCGCGATGGCAAAACGCTGCGTCTCACGATCACCCCTCGACCCGGTCTCTAG
- a CDS encoding PDZ domain-containing protein — MTRCLPVSLVVLPRQVGWLTRTTLLATLTWLLAFQPGQAAPPAVAPAQELLRAASNNDPKERGVGTTYQVPYRLSDTNHFLVRVRINGRGPSNFLVDTGAPIVVVSTETAKKIGLEPSKTSFWTTINRIDFEGGPFLENLPCRIEDPYQLVGMNAMGLPGVSIDGILGFTALARFRITMDPTTDRMIWTRLDFEPRDPFVSAGVERPREVPAELKVMEAFGPMMKLMSVFTGKQPEEKRLERGSLGLELADPSSPLTITAVWPDSPAQAAGIQPGDRLLEINNQRVADFDAARRALDPIRPNSRVTLKLQRGDQTLDLELQATRGF, encoded by the coding sequence ATGACGCGCTGCCTCCCGGTCTCCCTCGTTGTCCTCCCTCGTCAGGTTGGGTGGCTCACGCGAACCACCCTGTTGGCGACTCTCACCTGGCTGTTGGCCTTCCAACCTGGCCAGGCTGCTCCTCCCGCGGTCGCGCCGGCCCAGGAGTTGCTCCGAGCGGCCTCCAACAACGATCCCAAGGAGCGTGGAGTCGGCACGACCTATCAGGTTCCATATCGCCTGAGCGACACCAACCACTTTTTGGTCCGCGTCCGCATCAACGGCCGTGGCCCCTCCAACTTTCTCGTGGATACGGGCGCGCCGATTGTGGTCGTCTCGACCGAGACGGCCAAAAAGATCGGTCTGGAGCCCTCCAAGACCTCGTTTTGGACCACCATCAACCGTATCGACTTCGAGGGGGGACCGTTCCTTGAAAACCTCCCCTGTCGAATTGAAGATCCGTATCAGTTGGTGGGGATGAACGCGATGGGTCTGCCGGGAGTCTCGATCGACGGCATCCTCGGCTTTACCGCGCTCGCGCGGTTCCGCATCACGATGGACCCGACCACCGATCGCATGATCTGGACCCGCTTGGACTTCGAGCCTAGAGACCCCTTTGTGTCTGCCGGGGTCGAACGACCCCGCGAAGTGCCGGCGGAACTCAAGGTGATGGAGGCGTTTGGGCCGATGATGAAACTCATGAGTGTCTTCACCGGCAAGCAACCCGAGGAAAAGCGTCTGGAACGCGGTTCGCTCGGTTTGGAGTTGGCTGATCCCTCGTCCCCTTTAACTATTACGGCCGTCTGGCCTGATTCGCCGGCCCAGGCCGCTGGCATCCAACCAGGGGACCGTCTTCTGGAAATCAACAACCAGCGAGTGGCCGACTTCGACGCAGCTCGACGCGCTCTGGACCCAATCCGCCCTAACAGCCGAGTCACCCTCAAACTCCAACGGGGCGATCAGACCCTCGACCTCGAACTTCAAGCCACCCGGGGATTCTAA
- a CDS encoding VIT and vWA domain-containing protein → MSAMSLPSPQTPRLAWFAALGGLFLVAPSALGQILIDRRPGVPIRQGFEVREIRIEAKIVDQAAEVRLTQTFHNPTSMTLEAQYLFPVPENAAIRNLVLMVDGKELVGKLMPRDEARRVYEGIVRSKKDPALLEYTGRGLIQTSVFPIPPGADRTITLKYSTLLPRTFGAVDFTFPFGGRGFTSKPIGKLRIEVDLRTTNDLKTIHSPSHDVAIDRKGNRDAMVTFQRESFLPDQDFRLLFNEGEGALGAMVLSHPPTANEDGTLLLLASPTIETTPNKTPPAKTVVLILDRSGSMSGKKIEQARAAMKFVVENLNQDDLFNLILYDDTVEMFKPELLRCNAENRAEALRFIEGVRPGGSTDIDQGLRAGLKLIADESRPNYVIFLTDGLPTSGETNELKIAEAARAANPLKAKLFVFGVGYDVNARLLDRLSGENGGVSFYVKPDDNLEVAVSRFYERISTPALTDITVTFEGVEINRAMPRQLPDLFRGGQLVYVARYRKGGQARLILTGKVEEQINRYEFPIELAQEGSNVANSFVETLWATRRIGAILDQIDLKGKNDELINELVELSKRHGILTPYTSYLAEEEVSIQDRVALRSRATRNLEALNVTQGTFGVAQRRAKGTYLQADRVPAPVDLPPLAGIEVQSAATAGRIVGGERGAVAVPPAARGGRDRTPGEVVRRLGGKTFFFKQGRWIDAEVTEEDLKATAKQQIIQRFDDTYFALADQLRGDQTAWLTLDGPITLKFAGRIYLIEASQENDAP, encoded by the coding sequence ATGTCCGCCATGTCGTTGCCTTCCCCCCAAACGCCCCGCCTCGCCTGGTTCGCGGCGCTGGGGGGTCTGTTTCTCGTCGCACCTTCGGCTCTGGGACAGATCTTGATTGATCGTCGTCCAGGGGTGCCGATTCGTCAGGGGTTCGAGGTCCGCGAGATCCGCATCGAGGCTAAGATTGTTGATCAGGCGGCGGAGGTGCGTCTGACACAGACCTTCCATAACCCCACCTCGATGACGTTGGAGGCCCAGTATCTCTTTCCGGTGCCGGAAAACGCCGCCATTCGCAACCTGGTGCTGATGGTGGATGGCAAGGAACTGGTGGGCAAGCTGATGCCCCGCGACGAGGCCCGGCGGGTTTATGAGGGGATCGTCCGCTCTAAGAAAGACCCGGCGCTGCTGGAATACACGGGCCGCGGCCTGATCCAGACCAGCGTCTTTCCCATCCCTCCAGGAGCCGATCGAACCATCACTCTGAAATATTCGACGTTGCTGCCGCGAACCTTCGGCGCGGTCGATTTCACCTTCCCGTTCGGCGGTCGGGGCTTCACCTCCAAGCCGATCGGCAAGCTACGGATCGAGGTGGATCTGCGGACTACCAACGACCTCAAGACGATCCACTCCCCCAGTCATGACGTGGCGATCGACCGCAAGGGCAACCGCGACGCGATGGTGACCTTCCAGCGCGAGTCGTTCTTGCCCGATCAGGATTTCCGCCTTCTGTTCAACGAGGGCGAAGGGGCGCTGGGGGCGATGGTGTTGAGTCACCCGCCCACCGCCAACGAGGATGGCACCCTGCTTTTGCTGGCCTCGCCCACGATCGAGACCACGCCCAACAAGACGCCGCCCGCCAAGACGGTCGTGCTGATTCTGGACCGCTCCGGCTCGATGTCCGGCAAGAAGATCGAGCAGGCCCGCGCTGCCATGAAATTCGTGGTGGAGAATCTCAATCAGGATGATCTGTTCAATCTGATTCTTTATGATGACACGGTAGAGATGTTCAAGCCGGAGTTGCTGCGTTGCAACGCTGAGAACCGCGCCGAAGCGTTGCGGTTCATCGAGGGCGTCCGGCCCGGCGGCAGCACCGACATTGACCAGGGCCTCCGCGCCGGTCTGAAATTGATTGCCGATGAAAGCCGACCCAATTATGTGATCTTCCTCACCGATGGCCTGCCGACCAGCGGCGAGACCAACGAGTTGAAGATTGCCGAGGCGGCCCGCGCGGCCAACCCGCTCAAGGCCAAGCTGTTCGTTTTCGGCGTGGGCTACGACGTCAATGCGCGGTTGCTCGACCGTCTCAGCGGCGAGAATGGCGGGGTTAGTTTCTACGTCAAGCCCGACGACAATCTCGAAGTAGCGGTAAGCCGGTTTTATGAGCGGATATCGACGCCCGCGTTAACCGACATCACAGTGACCTTCGAGGGGGTGGAGATCAACCGCGCGATGCCCCGCCAGCTTCCCGACCTGTTCCGTGGTGGTCAGTTGGTGTACGTCGCCCGTTACCGCAAGGGCGGCCAAGCCCGTTTGATCCTCACCGGCAAGGTCGAAGAGCAGATCAACCGCTATGAATTCCCGATCGAACTGGCCCAGGAGGGGTCCAATGTCGCCAACTCGTTCGTCGAAACCCTCTGGGCCACGCGCCGTATTGGAGCGATCCTGGATCAGATCGACCTCAAGGGAAAAAATGATGAGCTGATCAACGAGCTTGTTGAATTGAGCAAGCGTCATGGGATTTTGACCCCCTATACTTCCTATCTAGCGGAGGAGGAAGTGTCGATCCAGGACCGCGTCGCCTTGAGATCGCGGGCCACCCGCAATTTGGAGGCGCTGAATGTGACCCAGGGGACGTTTGGAGTGGCCCAGCGACGCGCCAAGGGAACCTATCTCCAGGCCGACCGCGTTCCCGCGCCGGTTGACTTGCCGCCGCTGGCCGGGATCGAGGTTCAGTCCGCGGCCACTGCCGGCCGGATCGTGGGCGGAGAACGCGGTGCGGTCGCGGTTCCTCCCGCGGCTCGTGGCGGTCGGGATCGGACCCCGGGCGAGGTGGTCCGACGCCTGGGCGGCAAAACCTTCTTCTTCAAACAAGGCCGATGGATCGACGCCGAAGTGACCGAGGAGGACCTCAAGGCGACTGCGAAACAACAGATCATCCAGCGATTTGATGATACCTACTTCGCCTTGGCGGATCAACTCCGGGGTGATCAAACCGCCTGGCTGACCTTGGATGGGCCCATCACGCTCAAGTTCGCCGGTCGGATTTATCTCATCGAGGCGTCTCAGGAGAACGACGCTCCGTAA
- a CDS encoding DUF1571 domain-containing protein has product MIGRALVLGTTWSFLLFDAGCVASRTRWLNDLPTPIDSREIAGDSRVRAAGESQTTPSSLLGADQRASVIGRDDALALTARRPDSGLSPPPPDELPPPPLPPGRLLAEGPLPIDLPASEEPVLPAPVAPTDSSSSSSGSDLAVTPAGLEAQPPRSDPMQPATPRLAAPSPRPSEMPPIPLKTPLQPAPPASPAPQPGQAVPSNTTQPGSLNNNATQATPEAIILRARQVLESIRNYQVTMVRQERVGGQLQEPERLVLSRRREDPVSVRLEWVEGPYKGREVIHSPVLWQGKLHVRMPNNKLMPRMAISPDNPMVTRASRHPIQEAGIEGVLDSMLATLEARRRGEAVGSLRLEGITELGGRRLINVRRDDPNGEVWVVGFDERTGLPLAIEGRDRDGNLLERYQFFDPRFDLAELSKPEAFDPDARWGVPPRGTLASLLSGLGGREPTEEDLKAIITSPSDPNAPPPDVPNPDDEPPPIPNPDDDPPGLS; this is encoded by the coding sequence ATGATTGGACGCGCGCTCGTCTTGGGGACAACGTGGAGTTTCCTCCTGTTCGACGCGGGTTGCGTGGCGTCGCGGACTCGTTGGCTCAACGACTTGCCCACGCCGATTGACTCTCGGGAAATCGCTGGCGATTCTCGGGTGCGAGCCGCGGGGGAAAGCCAGACCACTCCGTCCTCACTTTTGGGAGCGGATCAACGCGCCTCGGTGATCGGGCGGGACGACGCGCTGGCGTTGACAGCGCGGCGTCCCGACTCTGGCTTGTCGCCTCCTCCTCCTGACGAACTGCCACCGCCACCGTTGCCTCCCGGGCGGTTGCTGGCCGAGGGACCGCTGCCGATCGACCTGCCCGCGTCCGAGGAACCGGTGTTGCCTGCTCCGGTCGCCCCGACGGACTCTTCAAGCTCAAGCTCAGGTTCAGATTTAGCGGTCACTCCGGCGGGGCTTGAAGCCCAGCCGCCGCGCTCCGACCCGATGCAACCCGCCACGCCTCGGCTCGCCGCCCCCTCCCCACGTCCGAGCGAAATGCCGCCCATTCCCCTCAAAACTCCTTTGCAGCCCGCGCCGCCGGCATCCCCCGCCCCCCAACCCGGCCAGGCCGTCCCCTCCAACACCACTCAGCCCGGTTCCCTCAACAACAACGCGACTCAGGCCACACCCGAAGCGATCATCCTCAGGGCGCGCCAGGTTCTGGAATCGATCCGCAACTACCAGGTAACGATGGTGCGTCAGGAGCGGGTCGGAGGCCAACTGCAAGAGCCCGAGCGGTTGGTGTTGAGTCGTCGCCGCGAGGATCCAGTCTCGGTGCGTTTGGAATGGGTCGAGGGACCTTACAAAGGTCGAGAGGTCATCCATTCGCCGGTATTGTGGCAGGGCAAACTCCACGTGCGAATGCCCAACAACAAGCTAATGCCGCGGATGGCGATTTCGCCCGACAACCCGATGGTCACCCGCGCTAGTCGCCACCCCATCCAGGAGGCTGGGATCGAAGGGGTGCTCGATTCGATGCTGGCGACCCTGGAGGCACGCCGACGTGGCGAGGCGGTCGGATCCCTTAGACTTGAGGGCATCACCGAGTTGGGTGGGCGACGTCTGATCAACGTCCGCCGCGACGACCCCAACGGCGAAGTCTGGGTCGTCGGCTTCGACGAGCGCACCGGCCTGCCGCTGGCGATCGAAGGTCGCGACCGCGACGGCAACCTGCTAGAACGCTACCAATTTTTCGACCCTCGCTTCGACTTGGCCGAACTGAGCAAGCCCGAGGCGTTCGACCCCGACGCCCGCTGGGGCGTGCCACCCCGAGGCACGCTGGCCAGTTTGCTAAGCGGTCTGGGAGGCCGCGAACCCACGGAGGAGGATCTCAAGGCCATCATCACCTCCCCCTCCGACCCTAACGCACCCCCTCCGGACGTTCCTAACCCCGACGACGAGCCTCCGCCGATTCCCAACCCTGACGATGATCCGCCTGGCTTGTCTTGA
- a CDS encoding response regulator, whose product MIATCSHTLLITADDPDARELLREILEPIGFRTWLAESGEQAIDIIRSTDIHLCLMEFHLPRLSGLEAARISRDIKADLPTILLTGEPDATLLRRALEARIYCVLPTPPTRDLVVYHVHRALRKVPPPRWNPSALPPPTDPPVPGSVTIPNGWRQP is encoded by the coding sequence ATGATCGCAACTTGCTCTCATACCCTGCTCATCACCGCCGACGACCCCGACGCTCGGGAACTCCTCCGGGAGATCCTGGAGCCGATCGGTTTTCGAACATGGCTGGCCGAAAGTGGTGAACAGGCGATTGACATCATCCGTTCGACCGACATCCACCTTTGTCTGATGGAGTTTCACCTGCCGCGGCTCTCCGGCCTGGAGGCGGCTCGGATCTCCCGTGACATCAAAGCCGATCTGCCCACTATCCTCTTGACCGGCGAACCGGACGCAACTCTGTTGCGCCGGGCCCTCGAGGCGCGGATTTATTGCGTTCTACCCACCCCGCCCACCCGCGATCTAGTGGTTTACCATGTCCACCGGGCGTTGCGCAAAGTGCCTCCTCCACGTTGGAACCCGTCGGCCCTGCCTCCTCCCACCGACCCGCCAGTCCCAGGATCGGTGACGATCCCCAACGGCTGGAGACAACCATGA
- a CDS encoding ABC transporter permease — MDSSPARGHDIPAARVDRSTQAILEPGRLILLYEVSLAELTLTQDLRGLIGTLPGGGRNDWFQRYGEVIGPLNARGFLVKVDRRIVPLRVVSFLLTVEDHPRYVFRFEADLPVSGRLLIHDTNYLASEGLSQMALQATPGVIYREEGPPESVGAIPERSPALLNDEGDRASRRLEVHYQTIPPTRVASHATNDVPSVPPTERAIAGTALSQAKPPCLERPEPASAKSAAAPKPLIAKESLSQLLEGPRRGWGLAGLLAIALVLGAAHAFQPGHGKTLVAAVTLGRGGGLGHGLALAGSATVSHMLGVLAIALILGLTRTQRYDAINSAIVWSSGLVLAVIGGWRLGRHLAGHDEHRQRFGVQDSRRERMAISRDGSRSPRRLGWRSTIALGFVGGVTPCWDAVLLVVMAEALGRLTLGLALLAAFSLGMGGLLTGVALVMGWLRDRFVAAQTHPSQAVLLASDRATPSRRFEFELTNAGWERRLGLTSAIILLVLGIGLCRASGV, encoded by the coding sequence ATGGATTCTTCTCCAGCTCGCGGTCATGACATCCCCGCCGCCCGAGTCGATCGCTCCACTCAGGCGATTCTGGAACCAGGACGGTTGATTCTGCTTTACGAGGTGAGTCTGGCGGAATTGACCCTCACTCAAGATCTGCGCGGGTTGATCGGCACCCTGCCTGGCGGCGGTCGGAACGACTGGTTTCAACGCTACGGGGAGGTGATTGGTCCTCTCAACGCCCGTGGCTTCCTCGTCAAGGTCGATCGACGAATCGTCCCCCTCCGGGTCGTCAGCTTCCTCCTCACGGTCGAAGACCATCCTCGTTATGTGTTCCGATTCGAGGCCGATTTGCCTGTCTCGGGACGCCTGCTTATTCACGACACCAATTACCTCGCCAGCGAAGGCTTGAGTCAAATGGCGCTTCAGGCCACTCCCGGCGTCATTTATCGGGAGGAGGGTCCCCCTGAAAGCGTCGGCGCGATCCCTGAACGGTCGCCAGCCCTCTTGAACGACGAGGGGGACCGCGCCTCCCGACGTTTGGAGGTTCACTACCAAACCATCCCGCCCACTCGCGTCGCCTCCCACGCCACCAATGACGTTCCGTCAGTTCCGCCGACCGAGCGGGCGATCGCCGGCACCGCCCTGTCGCAAGCAAAGCCGCCCTGCCTGGAACGACCCGAACCCGCGTCGGCAAAATCGGCCGCGGCTCCCAAGCCCTTAATCGCGAAGGAGTCGCTGAGCCAGTTGTTGGAGGGACCGAGGCGCGGTTGGGGATTGGCGGGACTTTTGGCGATCGCCTTGGTTTTGGGTGCGGCCCACGCCTTCCAGCCAGGGCACGGCAAAACCTTGGTCGCGGCTGTTACTTTAGGACGAGGGGGCGGTTTGGGACACGGATTGGCGCTGGCTGGATCGGCAACGGTGTCGCATATGTTAGGAGTTTTGGCGATCGCCTTGATCCTCGGCTTGACCCGCACCCAACGCTACGACGCGATCAACTCGGCGATCGTCTGGAGTTCGGGTCTGGTGCTGGCGGTCATTGGAGGGTGGCGGTTGGGCCGTCATCTGGCCGGTCACGATGAGCATCGCCAGCGATTCGGTGTCCAGGATTCCAGAAGAGAGAGGATGGCGATATCCCGCGACGGTTCGCGTTCGCCCCGGCGTTTGGGTTGGCGTTCCACCATCGCCCTGGGGTTTGTCGGCGGCGTTACTCCCTGTTGGGACGCGGTGTTGTTGGTGGTGATGGCCGAAGCACTGGGGCGTTTGACCCTGGGACTCGCCCTGCTGGCCGCGTTCAGCCTCGGGATGGGTGGTCTCTTGACGGGCGTGGCGTTGGTGATGGGGTGGCTGCGCGATCGTTTCGTGGCCGCACAGACTCATCCAAGCCAGGCGGTTCTCCTTGCGTCCGATCGTGCCACCCCCTCACGCCGCTTCGAGTTCGAATTGACCAACGCGGGCTGGGAACGCCGCCTGGGGTTGACCTCCGCCATCATCCTGCTGGTGCTGGGGATCGGGCTTTGTCGCGCTAGTGGGGTATGA
- a CDS encoding 3-keto-disaccharide hydrolase — MCFSLSLRCSTRLALTAVCLIGLTGMNAVSSDDDGFVSLFDGKSLEGWQRYDGSTPGTQWVVEDGALHLKGGGGGDLATVEQYGDFILELEWKVAPGSNSGIIYRARPGDPAPYMSGPEYQILDDSRHNDGRNPKTSAASFYALVAPEGKRLKPVGEWNTARLVVQGTKVEHWVNGQKVVELDISSDEFKSMVAKSKFKAWPQFAQSAKGHIVLQDHGDPVWYRNIRIKSL, encoded by the coding sequence ATGTGTTTTTCTCTTTCCCTGCGGTGTTCAACCCGTCTGGCTCTCACGGCCGTGTGCTTGATCGGCCTGACCGGCATGAACGCGGTCTCGAGCGACGACGACGGATTTGTGTCCCTGTTCGACGGCAAATCGCTTGAGGGCTGGCAACGCTACGACGGCTCCACGCCCGGCACCCAATGGGTTGTCGAGGATGGTGCGCTGCATCTCAAAGGGGGTGGCGGCGGCGACCTAGCCACCGTCGAGCAATACGGCGACTTCATCCTCGAACTGGAGTGGAAAGTCGCGCCCGGCTCCAACAGCGGGATTATCTACCGCGCCCGTCCCGGCGATCCCGCTCCTTACATGAGTGGTCCCGAATATCAGATTCTCGACGACTCCCGGCACAACGACGGTCGCAACCCCAAGACCTCGGCCGCGTCGTTTTACGCCCTGGTCGCCCCCGAAGGCAAGCGACTCAAGCCGGTGGGGGAATGGAACACTGCCCGCCTAGTCGTTCAAGGGACCAAGGTGGAACACTGGGTCAATGGGCAAAAGGTGGTAGAACTCGACATCAGTTCTGACGAGTTTAAGAGCATGGTCGCCAAAAGCAAGTTCAAGGCGTGGCCCCAATTCGCCCAAAGCGCCAAGGGCCACATCGTTCTTCAAGACCACGGCGACCCGGTCTGGTACCGCAACATTCGCATCAAATCACTGTAA
- a CDS encoding DUF4864 domain-containing protein, which yields MAANHSSESPTLRVSGPDPSLSPRDVVAIQLDALRHNDQPYHDAGIETVFRFASEGNQRSTGPLRRFAGLVRNPLYAPLLYHRRADLGETYTLGDEVAWMNVRVIDDNEQSHIYEFMLSRDPNTSCWRTDSVLPTLPDGFEFKAES from the coding sequence ATGGCCGCGAATCATTCTTCGGAATCCCCTACGCTTCGCGTCTCCGGCCCCGATCCCTCGCTGAGTCCTCGGGATGTGGTGGCAATCCAGCTCGACGCGCTTCGTCACAACGATCAACCTTACCACGACGCTGGAATCGAGACCGTGTTTCGTTTCGCGTCTGAAGGCAACCAACGCTCGACCGGGCCGTTGCGGCGGTTCGCTGGGTTGGTTCGTAATCCGCTTTACGCCCCCTTACTGTACCATCGTCGAGCCGACCTAGGCGAGACCTACACCTTGGGCGATGAAGTGGCTTGGATGAATGTCCGCGTGATCGATGACAACGAGCAATCCCACATTTATGAGTTTATGCTCTCGCGCGACCCCAACACCAGTTGCTGGCGCACTGATAGCGTGTTGCCCACTCTGCCGGATGGGTTCGAATTCAAGGCTGAGTCTTGA